A genomic region of Thermodesulfobacteriota bacterium contains the following coding sequences:
- the rplL gene encoding 50S ribosomal protein L7/L12 produces MSVTKEEVIKFIENMTVLELSDFIKTLEERFGVQAQAMPLAAQVPVGAAQPAQKEEKPEEKTEFNVILTGYDQDKKIQVIKVVRAITNLGLKEAKDLVEGVPKPVKEGVSKEEAEKIKKQLEEVSGKVKIE; encoded by the coding sequence ATGAGCGTGACAAAGGAGGAAGTTATAAAGTTCATCGAAAATATGACAGTTTTAGAACTATCGGATTTTATAAAGACTCTTGAGGAAAGATTCGGCGTTCAGGCACAGGCTATGCCACTTGCGGCACAAGTTCCAGTAGGTGCTGCCCAGCCGGCTCAGAAAGAGGAAAAACCTGAAGAGAAGACGGAATTTAACGTCATTCTTACCGGTTACGATCAGGACAAGAAGATCCAGGTGATTAAAGTTGTCAGAGCCATCACAAACCTTGGCCTTAAAGAGGCAAAGGATCTTGTTGAGGGTGTTCCAAAACCGGTCAAAGAGGGTGTCTCAAAGGAGGAAGCGGAAAAGATAAAGAAACAGCTCGAAGAGGTAAGCGGTAAAGTGAAAATAGAGTAG